Genomic DNA from Streptomyces sp. GS7:
GCAAGGTCGCCTCGAACGCGGACATCGGCGTCGTCCTGGGCCAGGACTACAAGGGCTGACCTGGTCGAACACCGGCACCGACCGGCGGGCCCGAAAAGCCCGCCGGGAGTGTCGGTGGTCCGTGAGACCCTTGAGGGGTACCTGACCGCTGATCCGACCGACCGGCGGGCCGCGGCGCGCCCCGGCTCCGCCGCGCGCCCAGTGCCCCGGCCGGAGAAGCACCCCCCGACCCGGAAAGCCGCTTGTGACCGCCACGGACCGCTCCATCGAGCTCATCAACGCCGCCGCTCTGGCAGCGGCCGACAAGCTCGCGCACGACATCATCGCGTACGACGTCAGTGACGTCCTCTCGATCACCGACGCCTTCCTGCTGGCCTCCGCGCCCAGCGACCGCCAGGTCAAGGCGATCGTCGACGAGATCGAGGAACGACTCAACAAGGACCTCGGCGCCAAGCCGGTCCGCCGCGAGGGCGACCGGGAAGCGCGCTGGGTGCTGCTCGACTACGTCGACATCGTCATCCACGTCCAGCACAGCGAGGAGCGGGTCTACTACGCGCTCGAACGCCTGTGGAAGGACTGCCCCGAACTCGACCTCCCCGAGGAGGCCAAGGCCACCCGTGGCAAGGCCGCCGCGCACGCCGAGGCCACCGCGGGCCACGAGGACGGAGATCTGCTCTGAACGGCACCAAGGGCGGCCGGGGCCGCCGCGTCGTCCTGTGGCGCCACGGCCAGACGGCCTGGAATCTGGAGCGCCGCTTCCAGGGCTCGACGGACATCGAGCTGACCGAGACCGGCCTCGCCCAGGCGCGGCGCTCGGCCCGGCTGCTCGCCGCCCTGAGGCCGGACGCCATCATCGCGTCCGATCTGCGCCGGGCGGCGGCGACCGCCGACGAGCTGGCCGCCCTGACCCGTCTCGACGTGACGCACGACCCGGCGCTGCGGGAGACCTACGCGGGCTCCTGGCAGGGCCTGACGCACGACGAGATCCTGGCGCAGTACGGCGAGCAGTACACCGCCTGGAAGCGCGGTGAGCCGGTGCGCCGCGGTGGCGGCGAACTGGAGACCGAGGTCGCCGACCGGGCCGCCCCGGTGGTGCTCAACCACGCCGACAAGCTGCCCGACGAGGGCACCCTGGTCGTCGTCAGCCACGGCGGCACGATCCGCACCACCATCGGGCGGATGCTCGGACTGGACTCCCACTACTGGGAGAGCCTGGGCGGCCTGTCGAACTGCTGCTGGTCCGTCCTCGGCGAAGGCGCCCGCGGCTGGCGGCTGCTGGAGCACAACGCCGGCACCCTCCCGGAGCCGGTGCTCGGCGACGACGCCTGAGCCCCCGGAGCGGGGGCGGCCCTCCGGATTTCACATCCGGGCAGGTCGCAGGCTAAAGTTCTTCTTGTTCGCGGCGCCGCCGGGGGAAACCCGGAGGGGCGGAACAAGACCCGGGGCTATAGCTCAGTTGGTAGAGCGCCTGCATGGCATGCAGGAGGTCAGGAGTTCAATTCTCCTTAGCTCCACAACCCGGAAGATCCCGTCTCCAGCAGGAGGCGGGATCTTCGCGTTACGGCGCCCGGCTCGGCTGCGCGCTTCGGGCCGCGGGCCCGGGAGTTGGCGCGCACCGCCGGTCAGCGCAGCGACGACGCGGCCCAGCTGCCCTCCCCCTGCCCCTCCCACTTCCGCTCCAGCTCCGCCACGACCTCGGAGGTGGGCCGCCGATGCGCCGGGCAGCCGAGGACCGGGTCATGGACCGTGCGCAGCACCGCCGTCAGCCTGCGGCTCTCCTCGTCGGCCGGGGTGTAGACCACGATCCGGGTCTCGGGGACCGCGCCCACCACCAGCGACGTCGATACCAGCCGCACCTCGCCGACCGAGGCGTGCCGGATCACCTTCATGCGGCGGGCGTGCGGCGCGACATCCCCGCCCGCCCACAGGCGCGCGAACTCCTCACTGGTCCCTGAAGCCGGGCGATCAGCGGGCACCCTCACCTCAGGGACGCCGCCGGCACCCCGTCAACTCCACCTGCCATGAAAGGCGATGGCACTGACAACGCCGCCGCGTTGGCGTCCGTGCGCCGGGAGGACGCGGCGGATGCGAGCGGGCTGGTGGTGACCGTCAACCAGGTCGGACTGCTGCTGGGAACGTCGCTTTTCGGGACGGCCTTCCTGAATCGGCTGGCGGCTGAGGGGGCGGCCGGCGCGGCGCGGGCTCTGTGGGGGAGCGTTCTCGCGCTGGCCGGCGCGGCGGTGTGCGGCTGGGCCGCCGGGGTGGCGGGACGGCGGTCCTGACCCGGTGGGCGGTCCGTGGCAGAATCGGACGGCGCCGCCAGAGGAGGAGAGATCGCGATGCCCACGAGCATCCTTGAGGAGGTCAACGACCTCCTCGACGTGGCCGAGGCGCAGGGTTATGACTGGCTGCCGGAATACGTGCTCCGCTTCACCTGCCCTGTCGACGGTCCGGCTTCCGCGTGCGGTGGTGAGGGTTCCGCTCTCCAGTGCCCCGCGTGCGGTTCCTCCCACGTCGCCCAGGTGCTGGGCGACAACGGGGGGATTTCCTTCGTCTGTACGGCCTGCGGCCACAGTTGGAGCTGATGGATGGGCGCCCACAGCAGGAAATGCGACTGGTGCGGCAGCGGTACGCCGATCGTCCGGGACATGGAACCGGTCAACGCCGACTACCAGTACTGGTGCGAGGAATGCGCCCGCGCCCTGGTCATAAAGGGCGACCCCATCGAGACCTACCGGGAACTCGAGGGGGAGCCGATCTACGGCCGGCTGCTGGACGAGCACTGCACGCTGAAACGGTTCTATTCGTTCGCCACGGCGTGAGTTACGGCGTGAGTTGGGGCCCGTCGGCCGGGCCGCGTACTCCCGCCACGCGGTCGTTTCCGGGCGGTGCCGGTCAGCGGTGAACACTTTCGATCGTCTTCGGTGAGTCGGAACTCCCGCGGAGCGGCTGCGCGTTCCCGCAGTACGAGCCGCCGCCGGAATCGGCCGCGGCGGCACGGTATAGCGTGACGGGGGCGGATATGACGGACAGGGAAGAACGCGCATCGTGCCGGTGTACGGCGCGCTGTGGGCCCGGTTGTCCGGGGCGCGCGGGCCGGGCCGCCTGTAGCGCCCGTGGTGTCGTCGAGGTCCAGGGGATCGTCACGGCCCAAGGGGGCGTCAAAGCCCGTGGGGTCGGCGCGGGCCGGAGTGAGCGACGGTCAACTGCGGGGCGGGCGCGGCGGCTTCAGATATCGCCGGCGACCGCGGCCTGACGGGGGCCGGTGCCGGTGCCGTCGCCGCCACTGTCCGCGCCGGTGTCGCCGGGACCGCCGGCACCGCCGCGGGCGTCGCGCCGGGTGAGCCGCCGCAGTCGGACCGCGGCAAGTGCCAGCAGCGTCAGCCCGGCGAGCGGGTAGACGGCGGAGAGCAGCATCTGGCCGCCGTTCTGGTGCAGTTCCGCGTGCTGGTGCCAGCGGTGCGGTACCCACCACAGCGCGAACGAGCAGAACATCAGCCCCATCACGGCGGTCACCGCCCACCAGCGGCGCGCGGCGGCGCCGGTGTTCTCCAGGGCCTCGGAGCCGAGCAGGATCAGCATCGGGACGCCCCACACCCAGTGGTGGGACCAGGAGATCGGGCTGACCAGCAGGGCGGTCGCGGCGCAGGCGAGGGTCGCCCAGGAGCGCTGGCCGCGCAGCAGCGACCCGGCGGCCAGGGCCAGCCCGGCTGCCGCGGTCAGGGCGGCCAGGGCCAACCAGGCGGTGCCCGGGGTGTCGGTGTGCAGCAGCCGGGCCAGGGCGCCGCGCAGCGACTGGTTCGCGGTGATCTCCACCTCACCGACCCGGTCGGCGGCGAACACGATCTGCGTCCAGAAGCGGTGCGAGTCGCGCGGTAGCGCGATCGCGGAGAGGAGGACGGTGGCGCAGAACGTCCCGGTGGCGACCGCGGCCTGCCGCAGCCAGGGGTTCCAGGCGGCGCGCCGGTCCGCGCCGGAGCGGAGCATCCGGCCGGCGCGGACCGCACCGGCCAGGGCGAGGAAGACGACGAAGAGCGCCGGGGTCAGCTTGATGCCGGCCGCGATCCCGATGCCTATGCCCGCCCAGCGGTTGCCGTCCCGGCGCGTCAGGTCCCACAGCACCATGACGGCGAGCAGCAGGTTGATCTGGCCGTAGCGCAGCGTCGTCCAGACCGGCTCGCACCACACCAGCAGCGCGGAGAGCGCCAGCGTGGCCGCGGGCCGGGGCAGCCGCCGGGGCCGTCCGACCAGGCGCAGGGAGAGGTGGACGACGGCGACGAGCAGGACGAGGTTGCCGGCGGTGGCGAGGGTGCGCATCGTCCCGACGCCGAAGAAGGTCAGAGGTATGAACAGCAGCGCGGCGAAGGGCGGATAGGTGTTGGGCAGATGCGCGGAGGTGGCCACCATGTCGTAGAGGTCCTCGCCGTTGCGGGCGGTCCAGCCCTCGGCGCGGTAGACCATGAGGTCGATCATCGACACATGCGCCAGGCGCTGGACGACCCAGAAGGCGGCGAAGGAGACCAGGCAGGCCAGTGCCGCCACGAGGGTCGGGTGGCGGCGGACGGCGCCCACGAGGGGGCGCGGACCGCGGGGGTCGGTGGGCGCTTCCAGCTCCGGCGCGGTCACGGCGTACGGGCTCCCTGGACGAATCGGGCACGGCTCGCCGACAGTACCTCGGGTCCCGCCGGAGGGCCCTCGGGGGCGCTGCGGCCCGAAGGGCCTCGTCCAGGGGCGGTGGTCGGGTGACGGGCGGGCGATTTGGCAGAAGGCGGGGAGGTCCGTGTAATGTAGGCGATGCCGCAGCGGGGAGCCGGAAGGAAACCGCAGCGGAACAAGGCCTGGGGCTATAGCTCAGTTGGTAGAGCGCCTGCATGGCATGCAGGAGGTCAGGAGTTCAATTCTCCTTAGCTCCACAGAAGACAGAGCGGGTCGTCCGATGCGGACGGCCCGCTCTGCTGCGTGTTGCCCGGGGACGGCGTCCAGGGCGGGGACGTTTCTCCAAGGTTGCGCTGATATCCGGTCATCGAGGCGTCCGCCAGGGCGAGTTGGGCGTCCCCTCAGACGTCATTCCTACCCGGACATTGCCGTTCCTTGGTCTCTTCTTGGTGATCGCATATCCCTGACATGAACCGTTCACCGAAAGAGTGGCGAATCGCGTGACCGTCACATCCAACGCATTCACCGCTCGTGAGGTGCCGCGCATCGGCGCACCGGCGCAGCGCGTCACCACGCAGCGCACCGCATCGCCACAGCAGGGGGTTACATGAGAGCAAGCCGTACCAGATCGCCGCGCGCCCGTGCCGGTCTGGCCTGGGCAGCGGCGCTGCCGCTGGTCGCCGGAACGCTGGCGCTGGGCGCGCCGGCCGCCGACGCCGCAGGCCACGACGGGGGTCGGCACGCACTGCAGGGCACCAAGCCGCAGTGGGCCACCGACCAGGCCGACCAGGGTGCCGCCGCCGACTCCACGGGCGTCACCGCCCGGGTCTACCTGGCCGGCCGCGACGCCAAGGGCCTCGCGGAGTACGCCAAGGCCGTGTCGGACCCGCACTCCGCCGCGTACGGGAAGTACCTGAGCCCCGCCCAGGTGCGTGCCCGCTACGGTGCGACGAAGGACCAGATAGCCAGGGTGACCGCCTGGCTGAAAAAGTCCGGCCTGACGGTCACCGGAACCACCAACCGCTTTGTCACGGTCAAGGGCGACGCGGCTGCCGCCCAGCGGGCCTTCGCGACCGACCTGCACAACTACCGCAAGAACGGCCACACTTACCACGCGCCGTCGGCCACCGCCTCCGCTCCCGGCTCGGTGTCCGACGCGGTCCTGACGGTCACCGGCCTGGACAACGCGCCGCGGTTCGCCCAGCACCACTCCGCCCAGCTGCCGCCGCCCTCCCCGGTCTTCCGCAACGCCGGGCCGTTCTCCTCGTACTACGGCTCCCGGACGAACACCGGCCTGCCGTCGGCCTTCGGGGGCAAGGCGCCGTACGCGATCAAGGGCTACACCGGCAAGCAGCTGCGCGCCGCCTACGGCGCGAAGAACTGGACCGGTAAGGGCGTCACCGTCGCGATCACCGACGCGTACGCCTCGCCGACCATCGCCAAGGACGCGGACACCTACGCGCACCGCAACGGCGACCCCCGCTACCGCAAGGGCCAGCTGTCGCAGGTGCTGCCCAAGGACTACACGCACATCGCGGACTGCGGTGCGGCCGGCTGGTACGGCGAGGAGACCCTCGACGTCGAGGCCGTCCACGCGGTCGCCCCGGCCTCCGACATCGTCTACGTGGGCTCCGCCTCCTGCCAGGACGACGACCTGCTCGACTCGCTCGGCAAGGTCGTCGACGGCCACCTCGCCGACATCGTCTCCAACTCCTGGGGCGACGTCGAGGCGAACGAGACCCCGGACGTGGCCGCCGCCTACGACCAGCTCTTCCAGCAGGGCGCGGTGCAGGGCATCGGCTTCTACTTCTCCTCCGGTGACGACGGCGACGAGGTCGCCAAGACCGGCTCCAAGCAGGTGGGCACCCCGGCGAACTCCGCATGGGTGACCGCGGTCGGCGGCACCTCCCTGGCCATCGGCAAGGGCAACACGTACCAGTGGGAGACCGGCTGGGGCACCCAGAAGTCGGTGCTCTCCAAGGACGGCGACTGGACCGACTTCCCCGGCACCTTCAACGGCGGCGCGGGCGGCGGCACCAGCAAGAGCGTCCCGCAGCCCTTCTACCAGCGCGGTGTCGTCCCGGACGGGCTGGCGAAGGCCAACGGTGGCAGTGCGATGCGGACCGTTCCGGACATCTCGGCCGTGGCGGACCCCAACACCGGCTTCCTGGTCGGCCAGACCCAGACCCTGCCCAACGGCAAGCTCGGCTATGACGAGTACCGCATCGGCGGCACCTCCCTGGCGGCGCCGGTGATCGCGGGTGTCCAGGCACTGGCGACGCAGGCCCGGCACGGCGTCGCCATCGGCTTCGCCAACCCCGCCATCTACCAGCGCTACGGCACCGCCGCGTACCACGACGTCACCGACCACCCCCTGGGTGCCGGCCGTGGCCTGGCGGTCGTCCGTGTCGACTATGTCAACGGGGCGGACGCCGCCAAGGGCACCACGACGTCGCTGCGCACCCTGGGGCAGGACAGCTCCCTGCACGCGACCGTCGGATACGACAACGTCACCGGCGTGGGCTCGCCGGGCGCCGGATATGTGAGTTCCTACCGCCCCTGATGCCAGGGGCCTGCACTACCGCTCCGCGTGATCCGTGACCTCCTGGGCACGGCGGTGGCGGAGCGTGGCGCAACGGGCGCGGGGCTCGCGCCGGGGAAACCCGGGCGCGGGCCCCGTTGCCCCTGCGGTACCCTGGCGCCATGTGTGCCGTACGCCTTCTGCTTAGCGGGCCGCGCTGACTCAGTCCCGACCGGGCCATGTGCTGTGGCCGCCCGGATCGGCATCGGCGCGGCGTCCCCTCCTGTGTGAGGGGCGTTTTTGTTTCGGCAGGAACCGTGTCCGCAGCAGCCGCAGGCAGAGACGATCGATGGAGCTTTGAGGACGATGAGCGAGACGACTTCGGCTGCCGAGGTGGCAGCGCCGCACCGCTATACGGCCGCGCTGGCCGCCGACATCGAGGCACGCTGGCAGGACTTCTGGGAGGCGGCGGGGACCTACGAGGCCCCGAACCCGAAGGGCGGCCTGGCCGGCGACGCCGAGCTGGTGGCCCGTCCCAAGAAGTTCATCATGGACATGTTCCCCTACCCCTCGGGTGCGGGGCTGCACGTCGGCCACCCCCTGGGCTTCATCGCCACCGACGTCTACGCCCGCCACCAGCGCATGACGGGCCACAACGTCCTGCACACCCTGGGCTTCGACGCCTTCGGGCTGCCGGCCGAGCAGTACGCCGTCCAGACCGGCACCCACCCGAGGGTCTCCACCGAGGCCAACATCGTCAACATGCGGCGCCAGCTGCGCCGGCTGGGCCTGGGCCACGACCAGCGCCGCTCGATCGAGACGATCGACCCGGCGTACTACAAGTGGACCCAGTGGATCTTCCTGCAGATCTTCAACTCCTGGTACGACCCCGACGCGGACGCGGCCCGTCCGATCGACACCCTGGTCGCCCAGTTCGAGGCCGGCACCCGGCAGACGCCCGACGGCCGTCCCTGGAGCGAACTGAGCCCGATCGAGCGGGCCGACGTCCTGGGCGGGTACCGCCTGGCGTACGCCTCGGACGCGCCGGTCAACTGGTGCCCCGGACTGGGCACCGTGCTGGCCAACGAGGAGGTCACCGCCGAGGGCCGCTCCGAGCGCGGCAACTACCCGGTCTTCAAGTCCAAGCTGCGCCAGTGGAACATGCGCATCACCGCCTACGCCGACCGGCTGCTGAACGACCTGGACGCGCTGGACTGGCCGGAGGCCATCAAGCTGCAGCAGCGCAACTGGATCGGCCGCTCCGAGGGCGCCCGGGTCGACTTCCCCGCCGGCGACGACAAGATCACCGTCTTCACCACCCGCCAGGACACCCTGTTCGGCGCGACCTACATGGTGCTGGCCCCTGAGCACCCGCTGATCGCCGGCTCCGACGACGGCACCGGCTCCATCGTTCCCGACGCCTGGCCCGAGGGCACCCACGACGTGTGGACCGGCGGCCACGCCACCCCCGCCGAGGCCGTCGCCGCCTACCGCAAGCAGGCCGCCGCCAAGTCGGACGTCGAGCGGCAGGCCGAGGCCAAGGACAAGACCGGTGTCTTCACCGGCGTCCACGCCACCAACCCGGTCAGCGGCGAGCGGATCCCGGTCTTCATCGCCGACTACGTCCTGATGGGCTACGGCACCGGCGCGATCATGGCCGTCCCGGCCCACGACACCCGCGACTTCGCCTTCGCCCGCGCCTTCGAACTGCCGATGCGCTGCGTCGTCGAGCCCACCGACGGCCGCGGCACCGACCCCGCCGCCTGGGACGACGCGTTCGGCTCGTACGACGCGAAGCTGGTCAACTCGTCCCACGGCACCATCTCGCTGGACGGCCTGGGCGTGGCCGAGGCCAAGGCGAGGATCACCGACTGGCTGACCGCCGGCGGCATCGGCGAGGGCACCGTCAACTTCCGGCTGCGCGACTGGCTGTTCAGCCGCCAGCGCTACTGGGGCGAGCCGTTCCCGATCGTCTACGACGAGGACGGTGTGGCGCACCCGCTGCCGGCCTCGATGCTGCCGCTGGAACTGCCCGAGGTCGACGACTACTCGCCGCGCACCTTCGACCCGGACGACGCCGACACCCGGCCCGAGACCCCGCTGTCCCGTAACGAGGACTGGGTCGACGTCGAGCTGGACCTGGGCGACGGCCGCGGGGTGCGGCGCTACCGCCGCGAGACCAACACCATGCCCAACTGGGCGGGTTCGTGCTGGTACGAGATGCGCTACCTGGACCCGAAGAACGACGGCGCACTGGTCGACCCGGACGTCGAGCAGTACTGGATGGGCCCGCGCGAGGGCCAGCCGCACGGCGGTGTCGACCTGTACGTGGGCGGCGCCGAGCACGCCGTACTGCACCTGCTGTACGCCCGCTTCTGGTCCAAGGTGCTGCACGACTTGGGGCACGTCTCGTCCGCGGAGCCGTTCCACAAGCTGTACAACCAGGGCATGATCCAGGCGTACGTCTACCGGGACACCCGCGGTATCGCCGTCCCGGCGGCCGAGGTCGAGGAGCACGACGGAGGCGTCTTCTACTACGAGGGCGGCAAGGTCTCCCGACTGCTGGGCAAGATGGGCAAGTCCCTGAAGAACGCCGTCACGCCGGACGAGATCTGCGCCGAGTACGGCGCGGACACCCTGCGCCTGTACGAGATGGCGATGGGCCCGCTGGACGTCTCCCGCCCCTGGGACACCCGCGCCGTGGTCGGCCAGTACCGCCTGCTGCAGCGGCTGTGGCGCAACGTCGTGGACGAGGCGACCGGTGCGGCCACCGTCGCCGACACCGAGCCGGACGAGGCCACGCTGCGGGCGCTGCACAAGGCGATCGACGGTGTCACCCAAGACATGGCGAACCTGCGGTTCAACACCGCCATCGCCAAGATCACCGAGCTGAACAACCACCTGACGAAGGCGGGAGGCCCGGTCCCGCGCACCATCGCGGAGCAGCTGGTGCTGCTGATCGCCCCGCTGGCCCCGCACATCGCCGAGGAGCTGTGGCGCAAGCTGGGCCACACCGACTCGGTGGTGCACGCGGACTTCCCGGTGGCCGACCCGGCGTACGTGGTCGACGAGACCGTCACCTGCGTCGTCCAGATCAAGGGCAAGGTCAAGGCCCGGCTGGAGGTCGCGCCGTCGATCTCCGACGCGGACCTGGAGACCGCCGCGCTGGCGGAGCCGGCGGTGGTCGCGGCGCTGGGCGGCGCGGGCATCCGCAAGGTGATCGTCCGGGCGCCGAAGCTGGTGAACATCGTTCCGGCGTAGCGGGCGCCGGCGCACTGGGTGAGGAACTCGACGAGGAACTTGACCAGAAGCTGGTCGAGGGGCTGGACGAAGGAGCTGACGTAGCGGGCCGCCGGCCGGGCACCGGTGGGCGAGAGGTCGCCCAGGTGGCCGGCCGGGTGGCCCGCCGACGCCGACCGGTGGCCGGCCGGCGTGTGGCCGGTGTGCGGACAGCGGCCGTCCACGGCTCCGGTCCTCCGGGCCCCGCCCGGCGGCTGACCTGCGGGAACGCCGTCCGGGACGGCCTCGTCTCGGGGTGCGCCACCATCGATCTAGGGGCTTTCCCCTACGGGCAGGTTGGGGGTCCGTTCGGAACCCTCGACCTGCCCTGGGCGTTTACCGTGGAGGTACGGGCGCCGACGCGGAGTCGGCGCCGCCGACACCTCTGGGGAGCGTCCATGGAAGCCGCTGTCGCCGTCATCGGGTTGCTCTTCGTGCTGTTCGTGGCGGCCGGGGTGTTCCTCACGGTCAAGGCGGTGCAGGCGGCCAAGCGCGGGGTGGACCGCAAGGTCGCCCAGGCCCGCCGAACGGTCGAGGACACCACCCTGCGCGCCCGTCAGTTCACCCAGCCCGGTGCGGTCGGCGAGCTGGCACAACTGCGGCTGTCCCTGCGGACGTCCATGCGGTCCACCCAGGAAGTGCTGCGCACCGGCTCCTCGGACGACGCCTCGCTCGGCGAGGCGGTCGGCCTCTTCGAGCGGCTCAGCGCCCACGGCCACGAACTGGACGACGAGCTGCGGCGACTGGAACGGGAGCCCGACAAGGCCACCATCGCGGCCCGGCTCCCCGAACTCCGGGAGCGCACGGAGCGGATCACCCACTCCGCGGAGTCGCTGCGCTGGGCCGCCTGTGACCGGGCCCGCAAGTTCGCCGACGACGACCTGTCGGCGCTGACCGACCAGATCGACGTGGAGGTGGGCGCACTACGGCACTGGACGGCGGACGCCCCGGAGAGTGGGCCCACGCGGACGGGATCGGGGGCCGGTTCCGGTGCGGGTTCCGGCTCGGGCTCTGACTCCGACTCCGGTTCCATACCCGGTGCGGCAGCGGGTCCGGGTGCCGGCGCGGCCGGTGGGGCCGGTGGGGCCTACTCGTGGGGGC
This window encodes:
- a CDS encoding S53 family peptidase, whose translation is MRASRTRSPRARAGLAWAAALPLVAGTLALGAPAADAAGHDGGRHALQGTKPQWATDQADQGAAADSTGVTARVYLAGRDAKGLAEYAKAVSDPHSAAYGKYLSPAQVRARYGATKDQIARVTAWLKKSGLTVTGTTNRFVTVKGDAAAAQRAFATDLHNYRKNGHTYHAPSATASAPGSVSDAVLTVTGLDNAPRFAQHHSAQLPPPSPVFRNAGPFSSYYGSRTNTGLPSAFGGKAPYAIKGYTGKQLRAAYGAKNWTGKGVTVAITDAYASPTIAKDADTYAHRNGDPRYRKGQLSQVLPKDYTHIADCGAAGWYGEETLDVEAVHAVAPASDIVYVGSASCQDDDLLDSLGKVVDGHLADIVSNSWGDVEANETPDVAAAYDQLFQQGAVQGIGFYFSSGDDGDEVAKTGSKQVGTPANSAWVTAVGGTSLAIGKGNTYQWETGWGTQKSVLSKDGDWTDFPGTFNGGAGGGTSKSVPQPFYQRGVVPDGLAKANGGSAMRTVPDISAVADPNTGFLVGQTQTLPNGKLGYDEYRIGGTSLAAPVIAGVQALATQARHGVAIGFANPAIYQRYGTAAYHDVTDHPLGAGRGLAVVRVDYVNGADAAKGTTTSLRTLGQDSSLHATVGYDNVTGVGSPGAGYVSSYRP
- a CDS encoding MmyB family transcriptional regulator, with the translated sequence MPADRPASGTSEEFARLWAGGDVAPHARRMKVIRHASVGEVRLVSTSLVVGAVPETRIVVYTPADEESRRLTAVLRTVHDPVLGCPAHRRPTSEVVAELERKWEGQGEGSWAASSLR
- a CDS encoding leucine--tRNA ligase, translating into MSETTSAAEVAAPHRYTAALAADIEARWQDFWEAAGTYEAPNPKGGLAGDAELVARPKKFIMDMFPYPSGAGLHVGHPLGFIATDVYARHQRMTGHNVLHTLGFDAFGLPAEQYAVQTGTHPRVSTEANIVNMRRQLRRLGLGHDQRRSIETIDPAYYKWTQWIFLQIFNSWYDPDADAARPIDTLVAQFEAGTRQTPDGRPWSELSPIERADVLGGYRLAYASDAPVNWCPGLGTVLANEEVTAEGRSERGNYPVFKSKLRQWNMRITAYADRLLNDLDALDWPEAIKLQQRNWIGRSEGARVDFPAGDDKITVFTTRQDTLFGATYMVLAPEHPLIAGSDDGTGSIVPDAWPEGTHDVWTGGHATPAEAVAAYRKQAAAKSDVERQAEAKDKTGVFTGVHATNPVSGERIPVFIADYVLMGYGTGAIMAVPAHDTRDFAFARAFELPMRCVVEPTDGRGTDPAAWDDAFGSYDAKLVNSSHGTISLDGLGVAEAKARITDWLTAGGIGEGTVNFRLRDWLFSRQRYWGEPFPIVYDEDGVAHPLPASMLPLELPEVDDYSPRTFDPDDADTRPETPLSRNEDWVDVELDLGDGRGVRRYRRETNTMPNWAGSCWYEMRYLDPKNDGALVDPDVEQYWMGPREGQPHGGVDLYVGGAEHAVLHLLYARFWSKVLHDLGHVSSAEPFHKLYNQGMIQAYVYRDTRGIAVPAAEVEEHDGGVFYYEGGKVSRLLGKMGKSLKNAVTPDEICAEYGADTLRLYEMAMGPLDVSRPWDTRAVVGQYRLLQRLWRNVVDEATGAATVADTEPDEATLRALHKAIDGVTQDMANLRFNTAIAKITELNNHLTKAGGPVPRTIAEQLVLLIAPLAPHIAEELWRKLGHTDSVVHADFPVADPAYVVDETVTCVVQIKGKVKARLEVAPSISDADLETAALAEPAVVAALGGAGIRKVIVRAPKLVNIVPA
- a CDS encoding glycosyltransferase 87 family protein, whose protein sequence is MTAPELEAPTDPRGPRPLVGAVRRHPTLVAALACLVSFAAFWVVQRLAHVSMIDLMVYRAEGWTARNGEDLYDMVATSAHLPNTYPPFAALLFIPLTFFGVGTMRTLATAGNLVLLVAVVHLSLRLVGRPRRLPRPAATLALSALLVWCEPVWTTLRYGQINLLLAVMVLWDLTRRDGNRWAGIGIGIAAGIKLTPALFVVFLALAGAVRAGRMLRSGADRRAAWNPWLRQAAVATGTFCATVLLSAIALPRDSHRFWTQIVFAADRVGEVEITANQSLRGALARLLHTDTPGTAWLALAALTAAAGLALAAGSLLRGQRSWATLACAATALLVSPISWSHHWVWGVPMLILLGSEALENTGAAARRWWAVTAVMGLMFCSFALWWVPHRWHQHAELHQNGGQMLLSAVYPLAGLTLLALAAVRLRRLTRRDARGGAGGPGDTGADSGGDGTGTGPRQAAVAGDI
- a CDS encoding histidine phosphatase family protein; translation: MNGTKGGRGRRVVLWRHGQTAWNLERRFQGSTDIELTETGLAQARRSARLLAALRPDAIIASDLRRAAATADELAALTRLDVTHDPALRETYAGSWQGLTHDEILAQYGEQYTAWKRGEPVRRGGGELETEVADRAAPVVLNHADKLPDEGTLVVVSHGGTIRTTIGRMLGLDSHYWESLGGLSNCCWSVLGEGARGWRLLEHNAGTLPEPVLGDDA
- the rsfS gene encoding ribosome silencing factor; this encodes MTATDRSIELINAAALAAADKLAHDIIAYDVSDVLSITDAFLLASAPSDRQVKAIVDEIEERLNKDLGAKPVRREGDREARWVLLDYVDIVIHVQHSEERVYYALERLWKDCPELDLPEEAKATRGKAAAHAEATAGHEDGDLL